In Actinomycetota bacterium, a single window of DNA contains:
- a CDS encoding metallophosphoesterase — translation MIVQISDIHVGEVHFVPSLLTRAIDEINELNPDVVIVTGDLTANGFRREYDTVKNYLAPIKCNNLIVQPGNHDSRNVGYIHFEDIYGERYITYNNEKVKIVAADSTEPDLDNGQIGREYYKWIKNEFAEADDSVFKIFTMHHHLLPIPGTGRERNVVNDAGDVLEVLVDSKVDLVLCGHKHVPYIWRIEDILMITTGTVSCLRLRGKIEPNYNIMYIYDDKIDIYRRFPFDKIEKIEGIKRSTVKEGLNAKFIKDAKL, via the coding sequence ATGATAGTTCAGATTTCCGACATTCATGTTGGCGAGGTTCATTTTGTTCCCAGTCTGTTAACCAGAGCAATAGACGAGATAAATGAACTTAATCCGGATGTAGTTATCGTAACCGGGGATCTTACTGCAAATGGTTTCAGAAGAGAATATGATACTGTAAAAAATTATCTGGCTCCAATCAAATGCAATAATTTAATTGTTCAGCCCGGAAATCACGACTCAAGAAATGTAGGCTATATACATTTTGAAGATATATATGGTGAACGCTATATTACATATAATAATGAAAAAGTAAAAATAGTGGCTGCTGATTCAACTGAACCTGACCTTGATAACGGTCAGATAGGAAGAGAATATTACAAGTGGATAAAGAATGAATTTGCTGAAGCAGATGACAGTGTTTTCAAGATTTTTACAATGCATCACCATCTTCTTCCCATCCCGGGTACAGGCAGGGAAAGAAATGTGGTAAATGATGCCGGAGATGTGCTGGAGGTACTTGTTGACTCAAAGGTAGATCTTGTTTTATGCGGACACAAGCATGTTCCCTATATATGGAGGATTGAAGATATACTGATGATAACCACAGGAACAGTATCCTGTCTTAGATTAAGGGGAAAGATAGAGCCGAATTATAACATAATGTATATTTATGATGACAAGATCGATATTTACCGCAGGTTCCCTTTTGACAAAATTGAAAAAATTGAAGGAATAAAAAGGTCTACTGTCAAGGAAGGGCTTAATGCTAAATTTATTAAAGATGCAAAATTGTAA
- a CDS encoding 2,3-diphosphoglycerate synthetase: MLNLLKMQNCKKFKRMVALIDGEHYPQVTNDAIRKLKKEFCGTIAGIIFLGGTEKISSGKFSDFFDYDIFVVKDILQDFLSALDKFKPDIVFDLSDQPVVNHDIRMKIASFCFYKKASYMGTDFFFENPSDRMKLEVPSISVIGTGKRIGKTAISAFIAQAYKKKGLDVIVVAMGRGGPQKPQLLKGSELEITPRFLLSLSKKGLHASSDYIEDALMSKITTIGCRRCGGGFGGKVFLSNVTEGAKLASSLKPDLIIMEGSGASLPDVDTDSYICVIGADQKWDEIVGYLGIYRIMISQTIILTMCEKPIADFENIEILLNNIREINPSASVFLSIFRPYPLGELGGKKVVVGMTAKSMMQEKIKNYLEKKYKCTITGMTFSLSDRPKLYNEIEKFGDFDVFLSELKAAAVDVITDYSVKHNKEVAYMNNVPFFRGGNRKFTDYLLVLFKKIASGC; this comes from the coding sequence ATGCTAAATTTATTAAAGATGCAAAATTGTAAAAAATTCAAAAGAATGGTCGCGCTTATTGATGGCGAGCATTATCCCCAGGTTACAAATGATGCAATCAGGAAGTTAAAAAAAGAATTCTGTGGCACAATTGCAGGGATTATTTTTCTGGGAGGAACGGAAAAAATATCCTCCGGAAAGTTTTCTGATTTTTTTGATTATGATATTTTTGTAGTAAAGGATATTTTACAGGATTTTTTATCTGCACTGGATAAATTCAAGCCTGACATCGTATTTGATTTAAGCGATCAGCCGGTTGTAAACCATGATATAAGAATGAAAATCGCTTCTTTCTGTTTTTATAAGAAAGCCAGCTACATGGGGACGGATTTCTTTTTTGAAAACCCTTCTGATCGCATGAAGCTGGAGGTTCCTTCCATTTCAGTTATCGGTACCGGAAAAAGAATCGGAAAAACAGCAATAAGCGCTTTCATTGCCCAGGCTTATAAGAAAAAAGGTCTGGATGTAATAGTTGTCGCCATGGGCAGAGGAGGACCTCAAAAACCCCAGCTGCTCAAGGGGAGCGAATTGGAAATTACTCCCCGGTTTCTGCTTTCATTAAGCAAAAAAGGCCTGCATGCGAGCTCAGATTACATTGAAGATGCATTGATGAGTAAAATCACTACGATAGGTTGCAGAAGATGCGGCGGCGGTTTCGGTGGAAAAGTTTTTTTATCAAATGTGACTGAAGGCGCAAAACTGGCGTCTTCTTTAAAGCCGGATCTGATAATAATGGAAGGAAGCGGAGCTTCACTTCCGGATGTTGATACGGATAGCTACATATGTGTTATTGGCGCAGATCAGAAATGGGATGAAATAGTCGGATATCTGGGAATATACAGGATTATGATATCGCAGACTATAATTCTTACGATGTGTGAAAAGCCTATTGCTGATTTTGAAAATATTGAAATACTTTTAAACAATATCAGGGAGATCAATCCTTCAGCTTCGGTTTTCCTGTCAATATTCAGGCCCTATCCTCTTGGAGAACTTGGAGGGAAAAAAGTAGTTGTGGGGATGACCGCCAAGAGCATGATGCAGGAAAAAATTAAAAATTATCTGGAGAAAAAATATAAATGCACCATAACAGGCATGACCTTTAGTCTTTCTGACAGGCCAAAGCTTTATAATGAAATAGAGAAATTCGGTGATTTTGATGTTTTTCTTTCGGAATTAAAAGCAGCAGCAGTGGATGTAATAACTGATTATTCAGTAAAACACAATAAAGAGGTTGCATATATGAATAATGTCCCGTTTTTCAGGGGAGGCAATAGAAAATTCACTGACTATCTTTTGGTTTTATTTAAAAAAATAGCATCTGGTTGTTAA
- a CDS encoding geranylgeranyl reductase family protein, with product MKEIFDVIISGAGPSGSILGYLLSESGYNVLILDKENFPRYKVCAGGIQIRAAKMIPFNIDSQIHNVITRIHFQRKSKDDFIGEYDQPLMYTIDRKNFDDYLVKKAVEAGCIVKTGERVKELTVERNEVIVFTEKGRYYGKIFAGSDGAGGFTIRKFNNFRKIRKIIGYEIEIPVLGYGKKYCADRKENADKKSNLALFDKDSVVIDFGGVKYGYLWLFPKNKRISAGMGGLPEKSREIKKYLSAFIKNTDFFIINEKEESQVHAHFIPVRSRNDFISSYRILATGDAAGFGDAFTGEGLYNAILGSHIAFSSVDKALKNSSFEFHDYNKKVSSEIIKNIEYSMIISKIFFSSQYFYYKLIKKNEKLFKSCCRILRGEKTYSDVVNKLKLIKI from the coding sequence ATGAAAGAAATATTTGACGTAATTATCAGCGGTGCAGGTCCTTCCGGGAGTATTCTGGGATATCTTTTGTCTGAAAGCGGATACAATGTCCTGATTTTGGATAAGGAAAATTTTCCCAGATATAAAGTCTGTGCCGGAGGCATACAGATAAGAGCAGCAAAAATGATTCCTTTTAATATTGATTCCCAGATACATAATGTCATCACCAGGATCCATTTTCAAAGAAAGTCAAAGGATGATTTTATCGGGGAATATGATCAGCCTCTCATGTACACCATTGATAGAAAGAATTTTGATGATTATCTTGTGAAAAAAGCTGTTGAAGCAGGCTGTATTGTTAAAACAGGCGAGAGAGTAAAAGAGCTTACAGTTGAAAGAAATGAAGTAATTGTTTTTACGGAAAAGGGCAGATATTATGGAAAAATATTTGCAGGTTCTGACGGAGCCGGTGGTTTTACCATAAGGAAATTTAATAATTTCCGTAAAATCAGAAAGATAATAGGATACGAAATCGAAATACCGGTTTTGGGATACGGCAAAAAGTATTGTGCCGACAGAAAAGAGAACGCGGATAAAAAATCAAACCTTGCTTTATTTGATAAAGACAGTGTTGTTATTGATTTTGGCGGGGTAAAATATGGATATTTGTGGCTTTTCCCAAAAAATAAAAGAATTTCTGCAGGTATGGGAGGACTTCCTGAGAAGTCAAGAGAAATAAAAAAATATCTCAGCGCTTTTATAAAAAATACGGATTTTTTCATAATCAATGAGAAAGAAGAATCACAGGTTCATGCACATTTTATTCCGGTCAGAAGCAGAAATGATTTTATATCTTCATACAGGATTCTGGCTACAGGAGATGCAGCAGGTTTTGGAGATGCATTTACGGGTGAGGGACTGTATAATGCCATACTTGGCTCTCATATTGCATTTTCAAGCGTAGACAAGGCATTAAAAAATTCTTCTTTTGAATTTCACGATTACAATAAAAAGGTAAGCAGTGAAATAATAAAAAATATCGAATATTCGATGATTATTTCAAAAATATTTTTTTCATCTCAGTATTTTTACTATAAACTGATTAAAAAGAACGAAAAACTCTTCAAGTCATGTTGTAGGATATTAAGGGGAGAAAAAACTTATTCGGATGTTGTAAATAAATTAAAACTAATTAAAATTTGA